From Streptomyces sp. NBC_00690, a single genomic window includes:
- a CDS encoding cytochrome P450, whose amino-acid sequence MRRLFTVAMRNQPLDRIGSDVRDLADKIISRQSRSSESFDFTAEVARPVALLGVCELLGIEEPPVDDFAALADAMTRGMDAGLLPEVLAPALAARTELNRLIAHWFDGCDDRGLLSEVLAGAQDAGLSREAVWNSARVLFLAGFSTAVGAAANAALALATHPDTWDQVRRSDVLSSGVDEFMRFDGPVQGTTRACVRETKVGDVTIKRGDLVMGLLGSANRDPEQFHDPDAIVLTRQPNRHLALGWGIHGCSGAILARIMIRALLESVTENRGRLCLAGAPERLPRATLRYPDRLPLSFHRRETPL is encoded by the coding sequence GTGAGACGTCTGTTCACCGTGGCGATGCGCAACCAACCGCTCGACCGGATCGGTTCTGATGTCCGGGACCTGGCCGACAAGATCATCAGCCGTCAGTCCAGAAGCTCGGAGAGCTTTGACTTCACCGCCGAAGTGGCCCGCCCCGTCGCTCTCCTCGGAGTGTGTGAACTCCTGGGCATCGAAGAGCCCCCGGTGGATGATTTCGCCGCGCTTGCGGACGCGATGACCCGGGGCATGGACGCCGGACTCCTTCCCGAGGTGCTCGCCCCCGCGCTCGCCGCGCGGACGGAGTTGAACCGCCTGATAGCCCACTGGTTCGACGGCTGCGACGACCGGGGGCTGCTGAGCGAGGTGTTGGCCGGAGCCCAGGACGCGGGGCTGTCGAGGGAAGCGGTCTGGAACAGCGCACGCGTCCTCTTCCTGGCCGGCTTCAGTACCGCCGTCGGCGCTGCGGCCAATGCCGCGCTGGCTCTGGCGACCCACCCCGATACCTGGGATCAGGTGCGTCGATCCGACGTACTGAGCAGCGGGGTGGATGAATTCATGCGCTTCGACGGCCCCGTCCAAGGGACGACCAGGGCCTGTGTTCGGGAGACGAAAGTCGGTGACGTCACCATCAAGCGGGGAGACCTGGTGATGGGGCTACTGGGTTCCGCCAATCGCGACCCGGAGCAGTTCCACGACCCGGATGCCATCGTGCTGACGAGACAACCCAATCGACATCTCGCTCTTGGTTGGGGAATACACGGCTGCTCGGGGGCCATTCTGGCCCGCATCATGATTCGCGCCCTCCTGGAGAGCGTGACCGAGAACCGTGGGCGTCTGTGCCTCGCGGGGGCGCCCGAACGGCTGCCCCGGGCCACCCTTCGCTACCCGGACCGGCTTCCGCTGTCCTTTCACCGACGGGAGACACCGCTGTGA
- a CDS encoding cytochrome P450, translated as MKELLVHYDPLDPDTIRDPYPTYAAMRELKVPCWNEIMKCWVITSYDECRRVLGDHENFAADWRRGGESLPDSALSVHSLDPPDSTVIYRELAATLRQVTTPDLSSRLRRTISDRLRALSGRAVDLVPDFTEPLACWFLSEVLEVPSLDTPEIRRVGEAIHRAMDAGLVPEAFQPGRDAHRKLAALIETWVASMSPEQPLRNLVDRAADEQLARTMVLNSVRTLIANAFTSLPASLGTIVHGFAADPELLKGTVDEKRLDMAVHEFLRHESPSQGTTRLCVADTVLSGTKIRRGEDVLTLISAGNRDPAKFDDPDRLRLARWPNQHIAFGHGPHSCSAAMLSRFLLRELVAVLAEGGVSIHLTGPVTYKSAATIRMRATLPGVVTQHA; from the coding sequence GTGAAAGAGCTCCTCGTTCACTATGACCCGCTGGACCCCGACACCATTCGTGACCCCTACCCCACCTATGCGGCGATGAGGGAGCTGAAGGTCCCCTGCTGGAACGAGATCATGAAGTGTTGGGTCATCACCTCCTACGATGAGTGCAGACGCGTTCTTGGCGACCATGAGAACTTTGCGGCGGACTGGCGCCGTGGCGGAGAGTCACTGCCGGACAGCGCGCTGAGTGTGCATTCACTCGATCCACCCGACAGTACGGTGATCTACCGGGAGTTGGCTGCCACCCTGCGCCAGGTCACCACACCAGACCTCTCCAGTCGGTTGCGCCGGACCATCTCCGACAGGCTGCGTGCGCTCTCCGGCCGGGCGGTGGATCTCGTCCCTGACTTCACCGAGCCTCTGGCCTGCTGGTTCCTCTCCGAAGTGCTTGAGGTTCCCTCACTCGACACCCCTGAGATCCGACGCGTGGGTGAGGCCATCCACCGCGCCATGGACGCAGGTCTCGTACCCGAGGCGTTCCAGCCTGGCCGGGACGCGCACCGGAAACTGGCGGCCCTCATCGAGACCTGGGTCGCATCGATGAGCCCGGAGCAGCCGCTGCGCAACCTGGTGGACCGGGCGGCTGACGAGCAGCTGGCGAGGACCATGGTCCTGAACTCAGTCAGGACGTTGATCGCGAACGCGTTCACCTCCCTGCCCGCGTCGCTCGGCACCATCGTGCACGGGTTCGCAGCTGACCCCGAACTCCTCAAGGGGACCGTGGACGAGAAGCGGCTAGACATGGCTGTCCATGAGTTCCTCCGCCATGAATCGCCGTCACAGGGCACGACCCGCCTCTGTGTGGCGGACACGGTGCTGTCCGGGACGAAGATCCGCCGGGGCGAGGACGTTCTGACACTGATCTCCGCGGGGAACCGCGATCCGGCGAAGTTCGATGACCCGGATCGGCTCAGGCTGGCGCGCTGGCCCAACCAACACATCGCGTTCGGGCACGGTCCGCACAGCTGTTCCGCCGCGATGCTCTCCCGCTTTCTGTTGCGCGAGCTGGTGGCTGTACTGGCTGAAGGCGGTGTGTCGATTCACCTCACCGGTCCCGTGACATACAAGTCGGCGGCGACCATTCGGATGCGGGCCACTCTGCCGGGAGTGGTGACGCAGCACGCGTAG
- a CDS encoding aldo/keto reductase produces MLDQPVRSLGASDMQITRVGLGGAGWDGCDDQQVIDTIRYAIEHGVNWIDTAAVYGRGRSERLVAKALAGVAAADRPQVFTKCGHIWDTTGASKELRKVGRPSNIRREVDDSLRRLGVDRIDLYQMHCPPEDGTPLAAYWETLLELKQLGKVKAVGLSNHGVRQLAEAEKMGHVDSLQPPFSAIRRQVADREIPWCVEHGTGVLAYSPMQAGLLTGRFTRARAEALGEDDWRAAVADFQGARLERNLALADSLRPIARRHGVGVPSVAIAWTLSWPGVTGAIVGARRPEQVNGWLSALHLELTAQDLMDIADAIERTTAGSGPVHPG; encoded by the coding sequence ATGCTCGATCAGCCTGTGCGGTCGCTGGGAGCCAGTGACATGCAGATCACCCGGGTGGGCCTCGGTGGTGCCGGTTGGGACGGCTGCGATGACCAACAAGTCATCGACACCATTCGCTACGCCATCGAGCACGGCGTTAACTGGATCGATACGGCGGCGGTGTACGGCCGGGGCCGTTCGGAGAGGTTGGTCGCCAAGGCACTGGCCGGGGTGGCTGCGGCCGACCGGCCCCAGGTGTTCACCAAGTGCGGACACATCTGGGACACGACCGGGGCGTCCAAGGAGTTGCGGAAGGTGGGCAGGCCGTCGAACATCCGGCGAGAGGTTGATGATTCGCTGCGCCGATTGGGCGTGGACCGCATCGATCTCTATCAGATGCACTGTCCCCCAGAGGACGGGACACCACTGGCTGCGTACTGGGAAACGCTGCTGGAGCTGAAGCAGTTGGGCAAGGTCAAAGCGGTGGGTCTGTCGAACCACGGTGTCCGGCAGCTCGCCGAGGCCGAGAAGATGGGACACGTCGACTCTCTTCAACCTCCGTTCTCCGCGATCAGGCGACAGGTGGCGGACCGCGAGATCCCCTGGTGTGTGGAGCACGGCACAGGCGTGCTCGCCTATAGCCCGATGCAAGCGGGTCTGCTCACCGGGCGATTCACCCGGGCCCGTGCCGAAGCACTGGGCGAGGACGACTGGAGGGCGGCCGTCGCTGACTTCCAAGGAGCGAGGCTGGAGCGCAACCTTGCCCTCGCCGACTCGTTGCGGCCCATCGCCCGACGGCACGGTGTCGGTGTGCCGTCCGTGGCCATCGCATGGACCCTGAGCTGGCCGGGTGTGACAGGGGCGATCGTGGGTGCGAGACGACCCGAGCAGGTGAACGGTTGGCTCTCCGCTCTGCACCTCGAACTGACGGCGCAGGACCTGATGGACATAGCCGACGCCATAGAGCGCACGACAGCGGGTTCGGGTCCCGTACACCCGGGCTGA
- a CDS encoding pyridoxine/pyridoxamine 5'-phosphate oxidase, with protein MSGSDDAGATGSVREWLRGLEVFAGPLADFDPGDAPAEPVALFLGWLREAIAAGVPDAHAMTVSTVGQDGGPDARVLILKNVDFNGWQFAAHGNSPKGRQLADLPRASLTFYWPLQGRQVRVRGTVEPQTPEQSAPDLLARAPSARAEVLVGRQSDHLDSPEERDQVLGTALARIEAEPTLVSPAWTLYTLIPVEIEFWQADKDRIHKRLRYERSDHHGSWQRHLLWP; from the coding sequence ATGAGCGGAAGCGACGATGCAGGGGCGACCGGGAGCGTGCGGGAGTGGTTGCGCGGCCTGGAGGTGTTCGCGGGCCCGCTGGCGGACTTCGACCCCGGTGATGCCCCAGCCGAGCCGGTCGCATTGTTCCTCGGCTGGCTGAGGGAAGCGATCGCTGCGGGTGTGCCCGACGCCCATGCCATGACGGTGTCGACGGTCGGTCAGGACGGCGGCCCCGATGCCCGGGTACTCATCCTCAAGAACGTCGACTTCAACGGCTGGCAGTTCGCCGCCCACGGCAACAGCCCCAAGGGCCGCCAACTGGCCGACCTACCCCGTGCCTCGCTCACCTTCTACTGGCCACTGCAAGGCCGCCAGGTACGGGTACGGGGCACAGTGGAACCCCAGACTCCCGAGCAGAGCGCCCCCGACCTCCTGGCTCGCGCACCCTCCGCCCGTGCCGAAGTCCTGGTTGGCCGCCAGAGTGACCATCTCGACAGTCCCGAAGAGCGCGACCAGGTCCTTGGTACGGCACTCGCTCGCATCGAGGCGGAACCCACCCTCGTCAGCCCCGCATGGACGCTCTACACCCTCATCCCGGTGGAGATCGAGTTCTGGCAGGCCGACAAGGACCGCATCCACAAGAGGCTGCGCTACGAACGCTCTGACCACCACGGCTCCTGGCAGCGCCATCTGCTCTGGCCGTAA
- a CDS encoding APC family permease codes for MSGGGPGIRLLVTTPSTTPDTPTAFKKVLTTPLLYFFILGDVLGAGVYVLVGQVAADSGGAVWAPLIVALCLALLTAASYAELVTKYPRAGGASHYATLAYGPFAGFLAGFCMLAAGVVSVGALARGFGGDYLAEFISLPVVLVAVVFLTTLALINARGISESTRSNVVATVTEVGGLLLVIGLGTWVVLRGDGDMSRLTDLGTTNQGPTAALLSGAVLAYYSFVGFETSVNVAEETRNPRRSYPTALFGALITAGAVYVLVGAAAAAAVPTAELADSSGPLLEVVRVAGGVPTEVFSAIALVAVANGALLTGIMSSRLAYGMARDGLLPSFLAKVLPGRRTPWASIAATTALSLLLALTSDVATLASTLVLLLLVVFFLVNTAALVLRRDSAPGDHFRSPSVVPVLGAVSCLVLATQIDGEVWLRGLSVLAVGAVFGIVAAVRLRRHRP; via the coding sequence ATGTCAGGTGGAGGGCCGGGTATACGGCTCCTCGTGACTACTCCCTCCACCACGCCCGACACGCCGACGGCATTCAAGAAGGTTCTGACCACTCCACTGTTGTACTTCTTCATTCTCGGAGACGTCCTCGGGGCAGGTGTGTACGTGCTGGTCGGTCAGGTCGCGGCCGACTCCGGAGGTGCCGTCTGGGCGCCCTTGATCGTGGCGTTGTGCCTGGCTCTGCTGACAGCCGCCTCGTACGCCGAGTTGGTCACCAAGTACCCGCGTGCCGGCGGAGCGTCCCACTACGCAACTCTGGCTTACGGACCCTTCGCCGGGTTCCTCGCGGGATTCTGCATGCTCGCCGCCGGCGTCGTATCCGTGGGTGCGCTGGCCCGCGGGTTTGGCGGCGACTACCTGGCCGAGTTCATCTCCCTCCCCGTAGTGCTCGTCGCGGTCGTCTTCCTGACAACGCTGGCGCTGATTAACGCACGAGGCATCAGCGAGTCGACACGATCCAACGTGGTCGCCACGGTCACCGAGGTGGGCGGCCTGCTTCTGGTGATCGGCCTCGGCACGTGGGTCGTGCTCCGCGGCGACGGCGACATGTCCAGGCTGACGGACCTGGGCACCACGAATCAAGGACCGACAGCAGCCCTGCTCAGCGGAGCGGTGCTGGCCTACTACTCCTTCGTCGGATTCGAGACCTCCGTCAACGTTGCGGAGGAAACCCGAAACCCCCGGCGCTCGTATCCAACGGCGCTCTTCGGCGCTCTGATCACCGCAGGCGCGGTGTACGTCCTGGTCGGCGCAGCCGCAGCGGCGGCCGTACCGACGGCCGAGCTGGCGGATTCGAGCGGACCGCTACTCGAAGTAGTTCGCGTGGCCGGCGGCGTTCCCACCGAAGTCTTCAGCGCCATCGCCCTGGTCGCCGTCGCCAACGGCGCACTGCTCACCGGCATCATGTCCTCCCGGCTGGCCTACGGTATGGCGCGGGACGGGCTCCTCCCATCGTTCCTTGCGAAAGTACTACCCGGCCGCCGCACCCCCTGGGCGTCGATCGCCGCCACCACTGCTCTCTCCCTGCTCCTCGCACTCACCAGCGACGTCGCCACCCTCGCCTCGACTCTTGTCCTGCTCCTTCTGGTCGTCTTCTTCCTCGTCAACACTGCGGCCCTCGTGCTGCGCCGCGATTCGGCACCGGGGGACCACTTTCGTTCCCCGTCCGTCGTTCCGGTACTCGGGGCGGTGTCCTGCCTCGTACTCGCCACGCAGATCGATGGCGAGGTGTGGCTCAGAGGACTATCCGTGCTCGCCGTGGGTGCAGTCTTTGGGATCGTCGCAGCAGTACGCCTGCGGCGGCACCGCCCCTGA
- a CDS encoding DUF6343 family protein, giving the protein MTHRQAPGSQGPAGDGEERQGRRRRAGTEPTQARSALGVRFALATVALVVFAAATVIFAVLATTSNPGGAMSSGEYGALAALCGVVAVTAVVDLTVLRHRRK; this is encoded by the coding sequence ATGACCCACCGTCAGGCACCGGGTTCTCAAGGGCCTGCGGGCGATGGGGAAGAGCGTCAGGGCCGTCGGCGCAGGGCCGGCACGGAACCTACGCAGGCGCGCAGTGCCCTCGGCGTACGCTTCGCGCTCGCCACCGTCGCACTGGTCGTGTTCGCCGCGGCCACGGTGATCTTCGCCGTTCTCGCCACGACCAGCAACCCCGGTGGAGCTATGTCCTCGGGCGAGTACGGAGCGCTGGCCGCGCTGTGCGGCGTCGTCGCCGTCACCGCGGTGGTCGATCTCACCGTCCTGCGGCACCGCAGGAAATAA
- the ligD gene encoding non-homologous end-joining DNA ligase LigD: MVRQVVRPSVRVGDQMPSGCLPDHFPDWIHRVELPKENGSVTHAICDDTATLLYLADQACITPHRFLSRSDRPHHPDRFTTALRKDARRGRLYLDIQRNAYAQISFAPYAVRARPGAPVAAPVSWADLDAPGLTARGRTIADIDRILRENPWRNPPRPRSLRRPRRLHSRLAGRSRKARP; encoded by the coding sequence ATGGTTCGCCAGGTCGTGCGTCCGTCCGTGCGCGTCGGTGATCAGATGCCGTCCGGCTGCCTCCCGGACCACTTCCCCGACTGGATCCACCGGGTGGAGCTGCCCAAGGAGAACGGCAGTGTCACCCATGCGATCTGCGACGACACCGCCACTCTGCTATACCTCGCCGACCAGGCGTGCATCACCCCGCACCGCTTCCTTTCCAGGTCCGACCGTCCCCACCACCCCGACCGCTTCACCACCGCGCTGAGGAAAGACGCCCGCCGGGGACGTCTCTACCTGGACATCCAGCGCAACGCCTACGCCCAGATCTCCTTCGCGCCCTACGCCGTCCGCGCCCGCCCCGGCGCTCCGGTCGCCGCCCCGGTGTCCTGGGCCGACCTCGACGCCCCGGGACTCACCGCACGCGGCCGGACCATCGCCGATATCGACCGGATCCTGCGGGAGAATCCCTGGCGGAACCCTCCACGGCCCCGCTCGCTCCGCAGGCCCCGGCGTCTCCATTCCCGCCTGGCGGGGCGATCGAGAAAGGCCCGTCCATGA
- a CDS encoding VOC family protein, with product MTATPCVIRAIVIDCADPERLASFWSRLLGSPVEERLGPYIWLAHCGSTQVGFQKVAEPKSAKNRVHLDLASPDSAAEQNRIEALGGRQLHEYEIGGFLVMADSEGNEFCVIPDGSVELDEQGHAHYLGDRSAGRQV from the coding sequence ATGACAGCAACCCCATGCGTCATCAGGGCCATCGTCATCGACTGCGCCGACCCCGAACGTCTGGCCTCGTTCTGGTCCCGGCTTCTCGGCAGCCCCGTCGAGGAACGGTTGGGTCCTTACATCTGGCTCGCGCACTGCGGGAGTACCCAAGTGGGATTCCAGAAGGTTGCTGAGCCGAAGAGCGCAAAGAACCGCGTCCACCTCGATCTCGCCTCGCCGGATTCAGCCGCCGAACAGAATCGGATCGAGGCGTTGGGCGGCCGTCAGCTCCATGAGTACGAGATCGGAGGATTCCTGGTCATGGCCGACTCCGAGGGGAACGAATTCTGCGTCATCCCAGACGGCTCGGTCGAACTCGACGAGCAGGGGCACGCACACTACCTCGGCGATCGCTCCGCCGGCCGGCAGGTCTGA
- a CDS encoding Asp23/Gls24 family envelope stress response protein — MVDTGSGTTVTDRKTEGSSARGTTTIADSVIATIAGIAIRETEGVHSIGRGATKAVGAVTGRLSGASAAGRGVKVEVGEKQTAMDVDVEVEYGIPIHELADQIRVHATDAVETMSGLDVVEININIFDVHVPSDDDEDGSSDSGSRVE; from the coding sequence ATGGTTGATACAGGAAGCGGGACAACGGTCACTGACCGGAAGACCGAAGGGTCTTCCGCGCGCGGCACGACCACTATCGCGGACTCTGTGATCGCGACCATCGCCGGAATCGCGATCCGTGAGACGGAGGGCGTGCATTCCATCGGCAGAGGAGCCACAAAGGCGGTCGGAGCCGTTACGGGACGGCTCTCCGGGGCGTCCGCGGCCGGGCGCGGCGTCAAGGTCGAGGTGGGTGAGAAGCAGACGGCCATGGATGTCGATGTCGAGGTGGAGTACGGCATTCCGATCCATGAACTCGCCGATCAGATCAGAGTCCACGCAACGGACGCGGTGGAGACGATGTCGGGTCTGGACGTCGTTGAGATCAATATCAACATCTTTGACGTGCACGTTCCGAGCGACGATGACGAGGACGGTTCCTCCGACAGTGGCTCCCGGGTGGAGTGA
- a CDS encoding gas vesicle protein K, protein MTSSSRVDVQSQQMGRDLVALVLTVVELLRQLMERQAIRRVEQGDLSDEQVEEIGTTLMLLDERMAELCAQHGVRPEDLNLDLGPLGSLLPRH, encoded by the coding sequence GTGACGAGTTCATCACGGGTGGACGTACAGTCCCAGCAGATGGGGCGTGACCTGGTGGCCCTGGTTCTCACCGTGGTCGAGCTCTTGCGGCAGTTGATGGAACGGCAGGCCATCCGACGCGTAGAGCAGGGCGACCTGAGCGACGAGCAGGTCGAGGAGATCGGCACCACGCTGATGCTGCTCGACGAGCGGATGGCGGAACTGTGCGCACAGCACGGAGTGCGCCCGGAAGACCTCAACCTGGACCTCGGACCGCTGGGTTCTCTGCTCCCCCGTCACTGA
- a CDS encoding gas vesicle protein has product MAHDVVPWDSPEPLSGPIGVPLVDLLDRVLATGVVISGDLVIAIADVPLVRLSLHALLSSVNERVPAPWDDGGPL; this is encoded by the coding sequence GTGGCGCATGATGTGGTGCCATGGGACAGTCCTGAACCATTGAGTGGACCCATCGGGGTGCCCTTGGTTGACCTGTTGGACCGGGTGCTGGCCACTGGGGTCGTGATCAGCGGAGACCTCGTCATCGCCATCGCCGACGTGCCGCTCGTACGGCTGTCGCTGCACGCTTTGTTGTCCTCGGTCAACGAGCGGGTTCCAGCACCCTGGGACGACGGAGGGCCGCTGTGA
- a CDS encoding GvpL/GvpF family gas vesicle protein, translating into MTHLGAAASGPSVTYVFAVCQDANSGGASVGHLPGMPGGGPVRVLRGGALSAVVQSVRADDFTDAVWQARLTDQQELATYARAHHTVVSALAACGATVPLPLATLYHDDGRVRQTLIGEADRFHTALRRVAHHSEWGVKVYVVDEPDPAPSEPPREAVRVSTAPGAGLAYLNRKRGIQERRERRREQALRTAESVDVELQMFATAARRLRSALPDHQDNRQVQVLNATYLVAEEQATEFALLVDTLRERAGTRIELSGPWVPYSFVSEV; encoded by the coding sequence ATGACGCACCTCGGCGCGGCAGCTTCCGGCCCCAGTGTCACGTATGTGTTCGCGGTCTGTCAGGACGCCAACTCCGGCGGTGCAAGCGTTGGCCATCTGCCAGGCATGCCCGGTGGCGGACCCGTTCGGGTACTGCGTGGCGGGGCGTTGTCGGCGGTCGTCCAATCGGTACGGGCTGACGATTTCACAGATGCCGTATGGCAGGCACGTCTGACCGACCAGCAGGAGTTGGCAACGTACGCACGGGCACATCACACGGTGGTGTCCGCACTCGCGGCGTGCGGCGCCACCGTTCCCCTCCCGCTCGCCACTCTGTACCACGATGACGGCAGAGTGCGTCAGACCCTGATCGGCGAAGCGGACCGGTTCCACACGGCGCTGCGGCGGGTTGCACATCACTCCGAATGGGGGGTGAAGGTGTACGTGGTCGACGAGCCGGATCCGGCACCGAGCGAGCCGCCCAGGGAAGCAGTGCGGGTGTCCACCGCTCCCGGAGCGGGGCTGGCCTATCTGAACCGGAAGCGCGGCATCCAGGAGCGCCGAGAGCGGCGGAGGGAACAGGCTCTGCGTACCGCGGAGTCCGTGGACGTCGAGTTGCAGATGTTCGCCACCGCGGCACGCAGGCTTCGCTCCGCTCTCCCGGATCACCAGGACAATCGACAGGTGCAGGTTCTCAACGCCACCTACCTGGTCGCCGAGGAGCAAGCGACTGAGTTCGCACTGCTGGTCGACACGCTGCGCGAACGGGCCGGTACACGGATCGAGCTCTCCGGGCCGTGGGTCCCCTATTCCTTCGTCAGTGAGGTGTGA
- a CDS encoding gas vesicle protein: MSSVDFRQAGQPTSGPQTTNLADILERVLDKGIVIAGDIKIDLLDIELLTIRLRLFVASVDTAKKAGIDWWESDPALSSGARRHALEDENRELRNRLKALESPSDASVDRETTKEDNT; encoded by the coding sequence GTGAGCAGTGTTGACTTCCGGCAGGCCGGACAGCCAACGTCCGGCCCGCAGACCACGAACCTCGCCGACATCCTCGAACGCGTCCTTGACAAGGGAATCGTCATCGCCGGAGACATCAAGATCGACCTCTTGGACATCGAGCTGCTCACTATCCGGCTGCGACTCTTCGTGGCATCCGTCGACACCGCGAAGAAGGCCGGTATCGACTGGTGGGAGAGCGACCCGGCGTTGAGCTCCGGTGCGCGCCGCCATGCGTTGGAGGATGAGAACCGTGAGCTGCGCAATCGTCTGAAGGCACTCGAATCTCCCTCGGATGCCTCGGTGGATCGAGAGACCACCAAGGAAGACAACACATGA
- a CDS encoding SRPBCC family protein has protein sequence MARTDEEPDAPEESASERLRDELSRFASAQVQKLVEKAGDKLSDVTEQLSGVAQNGGALPAVGSRVLQGESPMKALVSEKAKGVKDSVVDKAKNAFGGGGKSKGKSGGGKSMNIVEVLDVGVPLRTAYDAWTQYDEFSSFAKGVQDVSKSEETLSDWKVKIGPSARSFKATVQEQVPDDRIIWTSEGAKGTTRGAVSFHELAPNLTRIVLVVEYYPSGFFEKTGNLWRVQGRRIRLDFKLFQRYVTLTEDEPEGWRGEIRDGEVVVSHEDAVAEEESEDEQDPGDEDEESEDEEDGGEDYEDEEPEDEEDEEDDYEDEVEDEEDEPEDEPDDEPAVSSRRGRRGSR, from the coding sequence ATGGCCAGAACGGATGAAGAGCCCGATGCTCCGGAGGAGTCGGCCTCTGAGCGGCTCCGAGACGAACTGTCGAGGTTTGCCAGCGCCCAGGTACAGAAGCTCGTGGAGAAGGCGGGCGACAAACTGAGCGACGTGACGGAGCAATTGAGCGGAGTAGCGCAGAACGGTGGGGCGCTACCTGCGGTGGGCTCACGTGTACTTCAGGGCGAGTCACCCATGAAGGCTCTCGTCTCCGAGAAGGCGAAAGGCGTCAAAGACTCGGTCGTGGACAAGGCGAAGAACGCTTTCGGGGGAGGTGGCAAGAGCAAGGGCAAGTCCGGTGGGGGTAAGTCCATGAACATCGTCGAGGTTCTTGACGTGGGAGTGCCGCTGCGCACCGCATACGACGCCTGGACCCAGTACGACGAGTTCAGCAGCTTCGCCAAGGGCGTGCAGGATGTCTCGAAGAGCGAAGAGACGCTGAGCGACTGGAAGGTCAAGATCGGCCCCTCCGCACGCAGCTTCAAGGCAACCGTGCAGGAACAGGTTCCCGACGACCGCATCATCTGGACGTCCGAAGGCGCCAAGGGCACCACGCGTGGCGCTGTCAGCTTCCACGAACTAGCCCCGAACCTGACGCGCATCGTGCTCGTCGTGGAGTACTACCCGTCAGGGTTCTTCGAGAAGACGGGCAACCTGTGGCGCGTCCAGGGCAGGCGTATCCGGCTGGACTTCAAGCTGTTCCAGCGCTACGTCACGCTCACCGAGGACGAGCCGGAGGGCTGGCGCGGAGAGATCCGTGATGGCGAGGTGGTCGTCTCCCACGAAGACGCTGTCGCCGAAGAGGAATCCGAGGACGAGCAGGACCCGGGCGACGAAGACGAGGAGTCTGAAGACGAGGAGGACGGAGGGGAAGACTACGAAGACGAGGAGCCGGAGGACGAAGAGGACGAAGAGGACGACTACGAAGATGAAGTTGAGGACGAAGAGGATGAACCCGAGGATGAACCCGATGACGAGCCTGCGGTCAGCAGCCGCCGAGGGCGGCGGGGTTCGCGGTGA
- a CDS encoding histone H1-like repetitive region-containing protein, with protein sequence MDDQAKVTLAAALVGGYVLGRTKKGRLALSVATYLAGRRFGLEPRELAAEGMRRLSEVPQFAELQEQLRGEVLDAGRQAVTAAANRGMLSLADAISDRTARLGEQPEDEYDEDEEGDAEYEDEPAEEYDEGAPEDEEDEGEEDEEYEDEADEEPQDEEQDEEWDEDEDEEQEEPEPEPRRRRGRAAPAKQRPAKPSAKKATPEKKSTAKRSPSARKPAAKKSAARKPAAKKTTAKKSAPAKKATAKKSAPARKSAARKPAAKKTTAKKSAPAKKSAARKPAAKKTTSSKRTASKRTDRRR encoded by the coding sequence ATGGATGACCAGGCCAAGGTGACGCTCGCAGCTGCGTTGGTGGGTGGCTATGTTCTGGGCCGCACCAAGAAGGGGCGTTTGGCACTGAGCGTCGCTACCTACCTGGCAGGCCGCCGCTTTGGGCTCGAACCACGCGAGCTGGCCGCTGAGGGGATGCGGAGGCTGAGCGAGGTTCCTCAGTTCGCCGAGTTGCAGGAGCAGTTGAGGGGCGAAGTCCTCGATGCCGGCAGGCAGGCCGTGACCGCGGCTGCCAATCGCGGAATGCTCTCGCTGGCAGACGCCATCAGCGACCGGACTGCCCGCTTGGGCGAGCAGCCCGAGGACGAGTACGACGAGGACGAAGAAGGGGACGCGGAGTACGAGGACGAGCCCGCAGAGGAGTACGACGAGGGCGCGCCCGAGGATGAAGAAGACGAAGGCGAGGAGGACGAAGAGTACGAGGACGAGGCGGACGAAGAGCCTCAGGACGAAGAGCAGGACGAAGAATGGGACGAGGACGAGGACGAGGAGCAGGAGGAGCCGGAGCCTGAACCCCGACGCCGTCGTGGACGCGCGGCACCGGCAAAGCAGCGGCCCGCCAAGCCGTCCGCCAAGAAGGCGACGCCGGAGAAGAAGTCGACAGCTAAGAGATCACCTTCGGCTAGGAAGCCAGCCGCGAAGAAGTCCGCGGCCAGGAAACCAGCCGCCAAGAAGACCACCGCCAAGAAGTCCGCGCCGGCGAAGAAGGCCACCGCGAAGAAGTCCGCGCCGGCCAGGAAGTCGGCGGCCAGGAAACCGGCCGCCAAGAAGACCACCGCCAAGAAGTCGGCGCCGGCGAAGAAGTCGGCGGCCAGGAAACCGGCCGCCAAGAAGACCACGTCGTCGAAGCGGACAGCTTCCAAGCGCACCGATCGCCGGAGGTAG